Proteins encoded within one genomic window of Paraglaciecola psychrophila 170:
- a CDS encoding MFS transporter, whose protein sequence is MPAGPNADEWIWPVFFYLAVMVSLLYGLGYTMFNVPHITMGYEMTTDYNERTHLFKWRQIIYSAAGFLTPWLLTFCMLLEGDQAQALKGTQGVVVVSACIAIIVLLSGLPSVLFCKENVADHKKETKVRFFDVVKFTFNNKPFWLVVVSNFISKFCMAITGIFFMYIFLYHISKGDQVLGAAYMAIIFTAINVTCPLAMPIVAKLSESLRKKKCLLIMLAVSTIAYLSLCFTFTNYAGAYLTMNLPFLGDISMQWPCLISAILIGAFTNTMPMINNSMLADVCDLDELNTGHRREAFYSAVFSTVDKMALGIARLPNHCI, encoded by the coding sequence GTGCCGGCTGGCCCTAATGCTGACGAGTGGATCTGGCCTGTATTCTTTTACCTAGCGGTTATGGTCAGCCTGCTTTATGGGCTCGGGTACACTATGTTCAACGTGCCTCACATTACCATGGGGTATGAGATGACAACCGACTATAACGAGCGAACCCACCTGTTTAAGTGGCGACAGATCATCTATTCAGCCGCCGGTTTCCTGACTCCCTGGCTACTGACATTCTGCATGCTTTTGGAAGGAGATCAGGCACAGGCATTAAAAGGCACGCAGGGAGTGGTTGTAGTCAGTGCCTGTATTGCAATTATCGTTCTATTGTCAGGACTGCCCTCGGTACTCTTCTGCAAAGAAAATGTGGCTGATCATAAAAAGGAAACTAAGGTACGTTTTTTTGATGTGGTAAAATTCACTTTTAACAACAAACCCTTCTGGTTAGTGGTGGTCAGTAATTTCATATCCAAATTCTGCATGGCGATAACCGGAATCTTCTTTATGTATATTTTCCTCTACCACATTAGCAAGGGAGATCAGGTGCTTGGCGCCGCCTATATGGCCATCATTTTCACTGCTATTAATGTGACCTGCCCTCTGGCTATGCCCATTGTCGCCAAGTTATCAGAGTCCTTAAGAAAAAAGAAGTGCCTTTTGATAATGTTGGCCGTGAGTACTATCGCCTATCTAAGTTTGTGTTTTACCTTCACAAATTATGCTGGCGCCTACCTGACCATGAATCTTCCCTTTTTGGGAGACATTTCGATGCAGTGGCCCTGCCTGATCTCCGCCATTTTGATTGGTGCGTTTACCAACACCATGCCGATGATCAATAACTCCATGTTGGCAGATGTCTGCGACCTAGATGAACTTAATACTGGACACCGCCGAGAAGCCTTTTACAGTGCGGTATTTAGTACCGTAGATAAAATGGCTTTAGGTATTGCAAGGTTACCTAATCATTGCATCTAG
- a CDS encoding mandelate racemase/muconate lactonizing enzyme family protein — protein MTSTVKQIRIHCFDYPRDRIIGDSQISSSKVWIGALEIFDSEGMSGLGFFQSLTSPLPSASSIKSLVDYMCLPAMIDRTPESLIHQVVRPRGGNIFFLPYHLGQALDQALWDLAAKRSNQPLFKYLGGTKERVKAYGSGVCFHMTDQEVFDFYSSATVHQFSAYKVKVGHPDLSRDINRLKIVSETVGKDRLLMIDANEAWSPKECIRRINAFNDAGFPIYWVEDPILRYDTQGLIEIKDALQNSFLNAGEYLDLSGKKGLVTNDAADIINIHGDFSAALKIGWLCAEKGLPISIGNTPMEIGAHIASALPEVEYTEHSMLNWDLIVQKPYQIEEGHIALPDLPGHGLALSKEAINDLQPSISG, from the coding sequence ATGACATCAACAGTGAAGCAAATACGAATCCATTGTTTCGACTATCCCAGGGATCGCATCATTGGCGACTCTCAAATATCCTCAAGCAAAGTATGGATAGGCGCACTTGAAATATTTGATAGTGAAGGCATGTCTGGACTAGGCTTTTTTCAGTCTCTTACCAGCCCTCTTCCTTCGGCAAGCTCTATTAAGAGTTTAGTGGATTATATGTGCTTACCCGCAATGATTGATAGAACGCCTGAATCATTAATTCATCAGGTTGTTAGACCCAGAGGAGGTAATATTTTTTTTCTTCCCTACCATCTAGGTCAAGCATTAGATCAAGCCTTGTGGGATTTAGCTGCAAAACGTTCTAACCAGCCATTATTTAAATATTTAGGAGGAACAAAAGAGAGAGTAAAGGCTTATGGTAGCGGTGTGTGTTTCCACATGACCGACCAAGAAGTGTTTGATTTTTATTCTTCAGCAACCGTTCATCAGTTCAGTGCTTATAAAGTGAAAGTGGGACACCCTGATTTATCAAGAGATATTAACCGATTAAAGATTGTTTCAGAGACTGTAGGTAAAGACCGCCTACTAATGATAGATGCGAATGAAGCTTGGTCTCCTAAAGAATGTATACGTCGTATAAATGCCTTTAACGATGCTGGCTTCCCTATTTATTGGGTAGAAGACCCAATTCTACGATATGATACGCAAGGGCTTATTGAAATAAAAGATGCATTACAAAACTCGTTCCTTAATGCTGGTGAATACCTAGATTTAAGTGGTAAAAAAGGCTTGGTAACCAACGATGCCGCAGATATTATTAATATTCATGGCGATTTTTCAGCGGCATTAAAAATTGGCTGGCTTTGTGCTGAGAAGGGACTACCAATTTCCATTGGCAATACGCCAATGGAAATTGGTGCACATATAGCTTCTGCCCTACCTGAAGTAGAATACACAGAGCACTCAATGTTGAATTGGGATTTAATTGTACAAAAACCTTATCAGATTGAAGAAGGTCATATTGCTTTACCAGACCTTCCCGGACATGGGTTAGCGCTATCAAAAGAAGCCATTAATGATCTTCAACCATCAATATCTGGTTAA
- a CDS encoding GntR family transcriptional regulator codes for MTTKEKEAGLKLTLSDSAYNILKEGILSGQIIKGNTYTQSEISTLLNLAISPLRVAISKLESEGFINVIPRSGIQIIDSDFSLTRNTYQLRVILEREGIKTYIRTVSDQEISYFRAEHEQLLHDIKTLKNYTALYKKLGKLDSELHTKFIKSLDNKIITKTYLANEELIRLTRLDRIDLASSEMIGCSIKEHLNLINAIENRDQILALNLLDKHLEQSIKRAMGLWGF; via the coding sequence ATGACTACTAAAGAAAAGGAAGCTGGGTTGAAGCTTACATTAAGCGATTCTGCCTATAATATTCTCAAAGAAGGCATTCTTTCAGGTCAAATTATAAAAGGGAATACCTATACTCAAAGTGAAATTTCAACTCTGTTGAATCTAGCAATAAGTCCCCTTAGAGTAGCCATTAGCAAACTTGAGTCAGAAGGGTTCATTAACGTTATTCCACGAAGTGGTATTCAAATAATCGATAGCGATTTTTCACTGACTAGAAACACCTATCAATTGAGAGTTATTCTAGAAAGAGAAGGGATAAAAACATATATTCGAACGGTATCTGATCAAGAAATCAGCTACTTTCGCGCAGAACATGAACAGCTGTTGCACGATATAAAAACACTAAAAAATTATACTGCCTTATATAAAAAGTTAGGGAAGTTAGACTCTGAACTACATACCAAATTTATTAAATCATTAGACAATAAAATTATCACAAAAACATATTTAGCGAATGAAGAACTGATAAGACTTACCCGGCTTGACCGTATCGATTTAGCTTCATCAGAAATGATAGGTTGTTCGATAAAAGAACATCTCAATCTAATTAATGCAATAGAAAACAGAGACCAGATATTGGCCTTAAATTTACTAGACAAGCATTTAGAACAGTCAATAAAGCGGGCTATGGGTCTTTGGGGTTTTTAA